The following proteins are encoded in a genomic region of Dasypus novemcinctus isolate mDasNov1 chromosome 21, mDasNov1.1.hap2, whole genome shotgun sequence:
- the LPO gene encoding lactoperoxidase isoform X2, protein MRVLLHLPALLASLTLLRSAESATCAQTTRAAAISDTVSQVKVQVNKAFLDSRTRLKMAMGPEAPSSRQLSAYLKHAKGRAREAIRSGQVWEEALKRLRWSMSLTNVTDPSLDLTSLSREAGCGVTPAVVNCHWKSQYRTITGDCNNRRIPALGAANRALARWLPAEYEDGLSLPFGWTPGKTRNGFALPLAREVSNQVVGYLNEEGVLDQNTSLLFMQWGQIVDHDMDFAPDTELGSSEYSKAQCDEHCIQGDNCFPIMLPPTDPKVKTQGKCMPFFRAGFVCPTPPFQSLAREQINALTSFLDANFVYGSEPSLAARLRNLSSPLGLLAVNQEVSDHGLPLLPFDSKKPSPCEFINTTAHVPCFLAGDSRASEHLLLATSHTLFLREHNRLARKLKKLNPQWDGEKLYQEARKILGAFVQIITFRDYLPIVLGDELQKWIPPYQGYSESVDPRISNVFTFALRFGHLEVPSTMFRLDRNYQPWGAEPELPLHTLFFNTWRMVKDGGIDPLVRGLLAKKSKLMNQNKMMTGELRNKLFQPTHKIHGFDLAAINIQRNRDHGQPGYNSWRGFCDLSQPQTKEELEAVLGNTKLAEKLMALYGTPDNIDIWMGAVAEPLVAGGRVGSLLACLLGKQFQQTRDGDRFWWENPGVFTEKQRDSLKKMSFSRLVCDNTHITRVPRNPFQANSYPQDFVDCSAIDELDLSPWVSVEN, encoded by the exons ATGAGGGTCCTTCTCCATCTCCCAGCCCTGCTGGCATCCCTGACCTTGCTCCGGTCTGCTGAGTCTGCCACATGCG CACAGACCACCAGAGCTGCTGCCATCTCCGACACTGTGAGTCAAGTCAAGGTCCAAGTCAACAAGGCCTTCCTGGATTCCCGAACCAG GCTGAAGATGGCCATGGGCCCCGAGGCGCCCTCCAGCCGGCAGCTGTCGGCATACCTCAAGCACGCCAAAGGCCGGGCCCGCGAGGCCATCCGTTCAGGGCAGGTGTGGGAGGAGGCCTTAAAGAGACTGAGGTGGAGCATGTCCTTGACCAATGTCACAG ACCCCAGCCTGGACCTGACTTCACTCTCTCGCGAGGCGGGCTGTGGCGTCACCCCTGCTGTGGTGAACTGCCACTGGAAGAGCCAGTACCGCACCATTACGGGGGACTGTAACAACAG GAGGATCCCCGCGCTGGGCGCCGCCAACAGGGCGCTGGCGCGCTGGCTGCCCGCCGAGTACGAGGACGGGCTCTCCCTCCCCTTCGGGTGGACGCCCGGGAAGACGCGCAACGGCTTCGCTCTCCCGCTG GCTCGAGAGGTATCCAACCAGGTTGTCGGCTATCTGAACGAGGAGGGTGTCCTGGACCAAAACACGTCCCTGCTCTTCATGCAATGGGGTCAAATTGTGGATCACGACATGGACTTTGCCCCCGACACTGAGCTGGGGAGTAGCGAGTACTCCAAAGCCCAGTGTGATGAGCACTGTATCCAAGGAGACAACTGTTTTCCCATCATG CTCCCACCCACTGACCCCAAGGTGAAGACTCAAGGGAAATGCATGCCTTTCTTCCGAGCCGGGTTCGTCTGCCCCACTCCACCCTTCCAGTCCCTGGCCCGGGAGCAGATCAACGCTCTGACCTCCTTCCTGGACGCCAACTTCGTGTACGGCTCCGAGCCCAGCCTGGCCGCCCGCCTCCGCAACCTCAGCAGCCCCCTGGGCCTCTTGGCTGTCAACCAGGAGGTCTCGGACCACGGGCTGCCCCTCCTGCCCTTTGACAGCAAGAAGCCGAGTCCCTGCGAGTTCATCAACACCACTGCCCACGTGCCCTGCTTCCTGGCAG GTGATTCCCGAGCCTCCGAGCACCTCCTGCTGGCCACTTCCCACACCCTCTTTCTCCGAGAGCACAACCGACTGGCCAGAAAACTAAAGAAACTCAATCCTCAGTGGGATGGAGAAAAGCTCTACCAGGAAGCCCGAAAAATCCTGGGAGCCTTTGTGCAG ATTATCACCTTTAGAGACTACCTGCCTATTGTGCTGGGTGATGAGCTGCAGAAGTGGATCCCTCCATACCAAGGCTACAGTGAATCTGTGGATCCCCGAATTTCCAACGTCTTTACCTTTGCCTTACGTTTCGGCCACTTAGAGGTCCCCTCCACCATGTTCCGCCTGGATAGGAACTACCAGCCGTGGGGTGCAGAACCAGAACTCCCCCTGCATACCCTCTTCTTCAACACCTGGAGGATGGTCAAAGATG GTGGAATTGATCCTCTGGTGCGAGGTCTGCTGGCCAAGAAGTCCAAGCTGATGAATCAGAATAAAATGATGACGGGAGAGCTGCGCAACAAGCTCTTCCAGCCAACTCACAAGATCCACGGCTTTGACCTGGCTGCCATCAACATACAGCGGAACAGGGACCACGGGCAGCCTG GGTACAACTCCTGGAGAGGCTTCTGTGACCTCTCGCAGCCCCAGACAAAGGAGGAGCTGGAAGCTGTGCTGGGGAACACAAAGCTGGCCGAGAAGTTAATGGCGCTCTACGGGACCCCTGACAACATCGACATCTGGATGGGGGCCGTTGCTGAGCCCCTGGTAGCAGGGGGCCGGGTGGGCTCTCTCCTGGCCTGCCTCCTGGGGAAGCAGTTCCAGCAGACCCGTGATGGAGACAG GTTCTGGTGGGAGAACCCTGGGGTCTTCACCGAGAAGCAGCGAGACTCTCTGAAGAAAATGTCCTTCTCACGCCTCGTCTGTGACAACACCCACATTACCAGGGTCCCCCGGAACCCATTCCAGGCCAACAGCTACCCCCAAGACTTTGTGGATTGCTCAGCCATTGATGAGCTGGACCTCTCACCCTGGGTCTCAGTGGAGAATTAG
- the LPO gene encoding lactoperoxidase isoform X1, with the protein MILGLVSAMRVLLHLPALLASLTLLRSAESATCAQTTRAAAISDTVSQVKVQVNKAFLDSRTRLKMAMGPEAPSSRQLSAYLKHAKGRAREAIRSGQVWEEALKRLRWSMSLTNVTDPSLDLTSLSREAGCGVTPAVVNCHWKSQYRTITGDCNNRRIPALGAANRALARWLPAEYEDGLSLPFGWTPGKTRNGFALPLAREVSNQVVGYLNEEGVLDQNTSLLFMQWGQIVDHDMDFAPDTELGSSEYSKAQCDEHCIQGDNCFPIMLPPTDPKVKTQGKCMPFFRAGFVCPTPPFQSLAREQINALTSFLDANFVYGSEPSLAARLRNLSSPLGLLAVNQEVSDHGLPLLPFDSKKPSPCEFINTTAHVPCFLAGDSRASEHLLLATSHTLFLREHNRLARKLKKLNPQWDGEKLYQEARKILGAFVQIITFRDYLPIVLGDELQKWIPPYQGYSESVDPRISNVFTFALRFGHLEVPSTMFRLDRNYQPWGAEPELPLHTLFFNTWRMVKDGGIDPLVRGLLAKKSKLMNQNKMMTGELRNKLFQPTHKIHGFDLAAINIQRNRDHGQPGYNSWRGFCDLSQPQTKEELEAVLGNTKLAEKLMALYGTPDNIDIWMGAVAEPLVAGGRVGSLLACLLGKQFQQTRDGDRFWWENPGVFTEKQRDSLKKMSFSRLVCDNTHITRVPRNPFQANSYPQDFVDCSAIDELDLSPWVSVEN; encoded by the exons ATGATCCTGGGTCTCGTTTCAGCGATGAGGGTCCTTCTCCATCTCCCAGCCCTGCTGGCATCCCTGACCTTGCTCCGGTCTGCTGAGTCTGCCACATGCG CACAGACCACCAGAGCTGCTGCCATCTCCGACACTGTGAGTCAAGTCAAGGTCCAAGTCAACAAGGCCTTCCTGGATTCCCGAACCAG GCTGAAGATGGCCATGGGCCCCGAGGCGCCCTCCAGCCGGCAGCTGTCGGCATACCTCAAGCACGCCAAAGGCCGGGCCCGCGAGGCCATCCGTTCAGGGCAGGTGTGGGAGGAGGCCTTAAAGAGACTGAGGTGGAGCATGTCCTTGACCAATGTCACAG ACCCCAGCCTGGACCTGACTTCACTCTCTCGCGAGGCGGGCTGTGGCGTCACCCCTGCTGTGGTGAACTGCCACTGGAAGAGCCAGTACCGCACCATTACGGGGGACTGTAACAACAG GAGGATCCCCGCGCTGGGCGCCGCCAACAGGGCGCTGGCGCGCTGGCTGCCCGCCGAGTACGAGGACGGGCTCTCCCTCCCCTTCGGGTGGACGCCCGGGAAGACGCGCAACGGCTTCGCTCTCCCGCTG GCTCGAGAGGTATCCAACCAGGTTGTCGGCTATCTGAACGAGGAGGGTGTCCTGGACCAAAACACGTCCCTGCTCTTCATGCAATGGGGTCAAATTGTGGATCACGACATGGACTTTGCCCCCGACACTGAGCTGGGGAGTAGCGAGTACTCCAAAGCCCAGTGTGATGAGCACTGTATCCAAGGAGACAACTGTTTTCCCATCATG CTCCCACCCACTGACCCCAAGGTGAAGACTCAAGGGAAATGCATGCCTTTCTTCCGAGCCGGGTTCGTCTGCCCCACTCCACCCTTCCAGTCCCTGGCCCGGGAGCAGATCAACGCTCTGACCTCCTTCCTGGACGCCAACTTCGTGTACGGCTCCGAGCCCAGCCTGGCCGCCCGCCTCCGCAACCTCAGCAGCCCCCTGGGCCTCTTGGCTGTCAACCAGGAGGTCTCGGACCACGGGCTGCCCCTCCTGCCCTTTGACAGCAAGAAGCCGAGTCCCTGCGAGTTCATCAACACCACTGCCCACGTGCCCTGCTTCCTGGCAG GTGATTCCCGAGCCTCCGAGCACCTCCTGCTGGCCACTTCCCACACCCTCTTTCTCCGAGAGCACAACCGACTGGCCAGAAAACTAAAGAAACTCAATCCTCAGTGGGATGGAGAAAAGCTCTACCAGGAAGCCCGAAAAATCCTGGGAGCCTTTGTGCAG ATTATCACCTTTAGAGACTACCTGCCTATTGTGCTGGGTGATGAGCTGCAGAAGTGGATCCCTCCATACCAAGGCTACAGTGAATCTGTGGATCCCCGAATTTCCAACGTCTTTACCTTTGCCTTACGTTTCGGCCACTTAGAGGTCCCCTCCACCATGTTCCGCCTGGATAGGAACTACCAGCCGTGGGGTGCAGAACCAGAACTCCCCCTGCATACCCTCTTCTTCAACACCTGGAGGATGGTCAAAGATG GTGGAATTGATCCTCTGGTGCGAGGTCTGCTGGCCAAGAAGTCCAAGCTGATGAATCAGAATAAAATGATGACGGGAGAGCTGCGCAACAAGCTCTTCCAGCCAACTCACAAGATCCACGGCTTTGACCTGGCTGCCATCAACATACAGCGGAACAGGGACCACGGGCAGCCTG GGTACAACTCCTGGAGAGGCTTCTGTGACCTCTCGCAGCCCCAGACAAAGGAGGAGCTGGAAGCTGTGCTGGGGAACACAAAGCTGGCCGAGAAGTTAATGGCGCTCTACGGGACCCCTGACAACATCGACATCTGGATGGGGGCCGTTGCTGAGCCCCTGGTAGCAGGGGGCCGGGTGGGCTCTCTCCTGGCCTGCCTCCTGGGGAAGCAGTTCCAGCAGACCCGTGATGGAGACAG GTTCTGGTGGGAGAACCCTGGGGTCTTCACCGAGAAGCAGCGAGACTCTCTGAAGAAAATGTCCTTCTCACGCCTCGTCTGTGACAACACCCACATTACCAGGGTCCCCCGGAACCCATTCCAGGCCAACAGCTACCCCCAAGACTTTGTGGATTGCTCAGCCATTGATGAGCTGGACCTCTCACCCTGGGTCTCAGTGGAGAATTAG